A window of Roseateles sp. XES5 genomic DNA:
AGATATCAGCAGCAGACTGCCGTGATCGTCTTCGCCATAATAGAGTTCGAAATGCCGTTCGCTGCCGAACCTGACGGAGGACCAGCCGGGCTTGAAGGAGCAGTCGTCTGCACAGCGGATCCTGATTTCGCCATCGTCGGTCGCTCCCTGGCGAGAGAGGCTGATCGTCACCTCAAATCCCAGATCGAAATGATAAAGCACCTGGCAAGGCATGTTCGCCTGACAGTCGGCCTCACCGAGAATCGGCTCCGGGTGATCATCCAGCAGGATCGCTGCCCGGACGTGGCGACTTGCGGGCCTAGCGTCCTGCGCGAAAAGCGGGGAGGCCCAGAGGGCCATCAGCAGGAGACAACGAGACGCTCGTACATATGACCCCGACATCGACCGCTCCCCACTGCAAGACGTGCAGAGGATACGAGCTTTGTGACGCAATGACGGCTCTGGCTGCCCATATGCTTTGCACGATTGCGGAGAGCATGTTTGTAAGGCGGGCCGCCAAGGGCAGTCGCAGAATTCAGCCCGCCGGTTTTCAATGCGCGCGACAGGCAGCACTCCACAGAGGATGCAGGAGCAATGGCTACGTCTTTGAAGGATCTTCTCGCGGTGCTCTACGAAGCCGGGGCGGAAGACGTGCCGGCCGATGAAACCGGCTGGACTTCCGACATGACGCCCGCGCTGGTGACGGCCATCAACATGGGCTACGTCCGCTATCGCGACCGGGACGATGTGCGATATTTCTCTCTCACGAAGGTGGGCTATGACGCCATCGGCATCGCGCCGCCAGACCATTCTCCGTGGGGGCTGATCAGGGCGTGGTTCAGCAGTCTGTTCGGGCGGCAGGGGTCTTGAAGGGGAAAGGGTCTCGCATGCGTCGTCTTCTTATTCCCCTCTGTGCGCTGCTCGCGCTTTCGTCCTGCATGCCCCGCATTCCCGAGGCGGTGCTGGACGCCGGCTGGTGCCGGGACATGGAGGCGGCGAAGGCCGATGCGGATGAACGCGGACGGCGCAACCTGACGCTGGCGATGAAGAAGCATGATTGTGCGGCGAAACTTGCCGCCGCCGCCGGATAGGGCTTCACCGGCCTGCTAAAGGAAACCCGCCTTTCGGCGGGTCCCTCTTACGGCGTGAAGCTTTTACGGCGTGGAACCGGTCGTCAGTTCATCGACGACCATTCCCGCTTCACGTCTTCCGCGTTCTTGTTGAGATGGACATGGGCGTCGACATGGTCGACCCAGTCGAGCGGGATGAGGTGGTGGCGGCCGTCTACGGAATCGCTGCGGGTGAGCTTGATCCGGCTGTCGCCTTCCATATGGTCCACCGTGCCGACATGGCTGCCATCGGCGCCCCTGACTTCCATATGTTCGCGAATCTGGTTTGCTCCGACCATCGGTCTTCTCCTTCTTTCGAGGTTGGATAGATCGAAAACGCCGAAGCCCCCGCGTGGTTCCCTCCGCCGCTCTATTCGCCCATCTTGCGGAATTTCTTGACGATTCGCTCGCGCTTGAGCCGCGACAGGCGGTCGATCCAGAAGATGCCGTCGAGCTGGTCGATCTCGTGCTGCAGGCAGACGGCGAGAAGGCCGTCCGCCTCCTCGGTGTGCGGCGCGCCGGCAAGATCCTGATAGGCAAGGCGGATGCGGGCGGGGCGCTCCACCTCGTCCGTCACGCCGGGCATGGAGACGCTGCCCTCCACGTGACGCTGCAGCTCCGGCGAGGACCACTCGATCCGCGGGTTGACGTAGATGCGCTGCGAGGCCGGCCCGTCGAGTTCGAGCACCGTCAGCCGCTCGAGAATGCCGGCATGGGCGGCGGTGATGCCGATGCCGGGCGCGGCGCGCAGCGTCAGGGCAAGGTCGGCGGCGAGCGTGGCGAGGCGCTG
This region includes:
- a CDS encoding DUF2171 domain-containing protein, which codes for MVGANQIREHMEVRGADGSHVGTVDHMEGDSRIKLTRSDSVDGRHHLIPLDWVDHVDAHVHLNKNAEDVKREWSSMN
- a CDS encoding peptide deformylase; this encodes MAILPLVRYPDPRLRAPCQPVDAFDQRLATLAADLALTLRAAPGIGITAAHAGILERLTVLELDGPASQRIYVNPRIEWSSPELQRHVEGSVSMPGVTDEVERPARIRLAYQDLAGAPHTEEADGLLAVCLQHEIDQLDGIFWIDRLSRLKRERIVKKFRKMGE